The DNA window GCGGTACTTTCCCGAAGGTTAAACAGAGAAACTCACTGAAGCGATACTGTTTACCGACGATGTCAGAATATCCCGCTTTCGCTTCGACGGCGAGGGCTTTATGGAGGCGTTCCCAGTCAAGACTGCTTGTGTCCGTCATTGTTAATTCTCGTACCAACTGTTGCGCTAGGCGTATTCTCTTCTTTAGTGTAGGGTACTTTCTTAATGGTTGGAATGGCTTGTTAACCCTTGAGTTTCTCTACAATTACCCGCTAAATTTGCTATAGCTCGCACCAATTGTTTGATATCAATTGGTTTTGCCAGATGAGTTTGATAACCGCTAGCAATCGCCCGTTGTTGGTCTTCAACTTGGGCATAAGCCGTGAGCGCGATCGCGCTGATCTGTCCTCCTGCTTCTGCAGGTAAGGCTCGAATTTGTTTAATTAAAGCATAACCGTCCCTATCTGGCATGGCAATATCACTGATCAAAATATCGGGTTGAAAAGACGCCAGCAAAGCTAAGGCTTCCCTCGCAGAACTTGCAGCTCTTACCTCTGCATGGTAAGCAGTTAAAACTACATTGAGTAACTCGCGAGCATCCACTTCATCATCCACTGCTAAGATCCGTATTCCGGTCAGGTCAGCTTTTGAGCTTGATTCTTCTTTCTCGGTTAAGGTGAGCTCGGATGCCACATGAACTAACGGTAGTCTCACAGTAAACGTTGCTCCCAGTCCTGCCCCTGCACTTTCAGCAGTAATGGTTCCGCCATGGGCTTCTACTAAGTACCGCGTAATGGATAAGCCTAAACCCAGTCCTCCAAAATTACGGGTAAGAGAGGCATCTTGCTGACGAAAAGACTCAAAGATATGGGGGAGAAAGTGAGGAGAAATGCCTTGTCCAGTATCTTTAACGGTAAGGTGCGCTTCCTCTTCAACGCCTTCGAGACAAATATCAACTCGCCCCCCTTGCGGAGTAAATTTAATGGCATTGGATAATAAATTCCAAATCACTTGCTGTAGTCGCACTGGATCGCCATATAGGGTGGGAATAGGAGATAATTCTAAATTGAGAGTAATCGATTTAGCGGTTGCTGCACTTTTAACGGTCTCGATGGCAGCATCAATCACACCAGACAAATCAACGCTGGTTAAGTTAAGGTTGAGTTTGCCTCGCAAAATTATAGCAATATCCAAAAGATCGTCAATTAAGCGCGTTTGCACTTTAGCACTATGTTCAATGGCGGCAAGAGCTTTTGCTGTTTTGATGCGATCAAACTGCCGAGTTTGTAGCAATTGTGCCCAAGTCAAAATGGGATTGAGAGGAGTACGTAACTCATGGGAAAGGATCGAGAGAAATTCATCTTTGATGCGGTTATTGCGCTCTGCTTCTTCTCGGGCTGCCTGTTCTCTTTCTAAGAGTTGTCGTTGCTCAATGAGATCTGCAGCCTGGCGAGCAAGCAAATCTAGAAAATACAGTTCTCGCCCCGTGGGTTGATGATGGGGTTCATGCCAATGGGTCGAAACCATACGGTGGGTGAGGAGATGCAGGGCATTTTCTTGAGGGTCAAACAACTGTAAACTTGCCATATCTGAGCTCATCAGCGCGATCGCGGCATCCAAAACTTGCTCATAAAAAGCGTTCAGATTATCCCCTTGAATGAGTTGGGTCCTAATCTGTTGGAGGAGTTGCGCATCAGCGAGTTCCGTTTCCACCTCTTCTTGATGAGTTTCTAACACTTGCATCCTCTTACTAGATTTTGAAGCTCGCTGAGCCTGAGCAATAGCACTTGCAATGGCTTGGGTGAGAGTGTTACTGGTGATGTCATCACGAATGAGATAATCCGCGGCTCCTGCTTTCATCGCTTGCACTGCCAGCTTAACATCGTCCCGATCCACGACAATAATCGGCGGACATTCTTCTCCCATCTCCATTTGCAGCTGTTCGAGCACCTCAACAGTACAGTTCTCTGTAGCGGAGGCGTCTAAAAGAATAGTGTCAATTCGCTGCGATCGGCATAGAGTCACGCTTGAATGACTAGATTCTGCACTAACAACTTGATATAGTCCCTTGCTCTGATCTTGCAGGAGCTGCTTGTAAATATTTGTACTGTTATGAAAACAAGTAATTACAAGCACTCCATAGTTATAGTGGTTCATTAAAGCACTGATTCATCAATTGGCTTACACAAATACACTTTTTTCAAAGCAACTTGTTTCCCTCTTGCCCGCTTAAAAACATCTTGTCACTTTCTCTAGTCAGTCAGTGTCGAAAGCAATATTAATCTGCTTTTTTCTGCAAGTTTAGGTACTAAAGCTGACTCCTCATGCAAATACTGATCTCTTTTAAGTATATTCAAGCATTTTTTAGTGAAATATGCAGGCGATTAGATCACTATATTTAAGTATATCTAGCGAATTTTCTTGAATCAGCTCTTCCATCGCTCTAGTCTTGACTCATGATTGTCTGCATTTCAACAAGAGCAAGCATCAATTAAGTAACGGGACTTAGACAAAACTGCCTGCGCGATGTTCCCTTCAGGAACCGGCGAAGCCATCGTGTTTAAAACCAGTTCAATAGGGACTTTCACAAGGCTCAGAGGATAAAGTGCTGTGCCGGACACACAGCACTCACGTGAGTAACATAAGAACCACATAGCATGAACTAAGTCTTTTATATCATTAATTTAAATCACTTTTAAATAAAAACTAAAATCATGATCTTTTAAAGACTAGATGTCTGCAAGCGCTTGCCCAAGCAGTTCTTGCACTTGCTCGATCATTCTTCGGCCTCGGGCACTTCTGGCAATGGTAACAAGGACTTCCAGAGATTGGTCTCTCGAAAGCCGCTCGTCGTACCAACACTGTAAGACATCCAAAATCAAACTCATTTCACACATGGCAATCACCCAATTCGTCATTTCATATTTGAATAATAGTACAAAATTAATGTGATTTCAATCAATATATTTACGGTCTATTAACGACAGACTCGTCATACTAGGGAGAGGCTGCTCAGAATGCTGTCCCATCAATAAATTCCCTGCCGTTTTAACAACAGGGAATTCAGGGAATTCATTGAAGTTGATCGTTAAGAATTAAGCAGAGGGTAATTCCGAGGGTTGCGGTTCTGTTGCTTTTTCAGAGGTTAGATCAGTGGGTTGTTGAAAGACCGCATAGATCGCGCGGATGGTAAATAAGACCATGCCGATCGCGCCAAGACTAAAGACAATATCCCCAGGAATGCGTAACCAGACGGTCCATTCCATCCAAGGGGAGTGAATCACTTCCGCACTACGGGCGTACCAAGTGCCATGATTGACCGATTCCATCAGTTGATAGAAGCCATTGGGAATCAAACCTAATACTAGCATTAAGCCTAAACCGCCATTGAGACTCCAGAAGGAAAAGCGCAGTAATTTTTCATTCCAAGCGCGATCCGGGACAATTTCGCGCAGGGCAAACAACATCAGCGCGATCGCGAGACAGCCATAGACCCCAAATAAGGCGGAGTGAGCATGAATCGGGGTGGTATTTAGTCCTTGGGAATAATAGAGGACAATCGGGGGATTAATCAGGAAACCGAAGACACCAGCGCCCACTAAATTCCAGAAACAAGTAGCAAGGAAAAAACGGAGGGGCCAGCGATAGAAGCCTTCTGCTTGTTGGGAGAGACGGAGGGTTTTCACCACTTCAAAGCCAATTAGGGTTAAAGGTACCACTTCTAATGCCGAAGCCACGGCCCCCATCGCAGCAATAAACGACGGTGTACCGGCAAAGTAGAGATGGTGTAGCGTGCCAATCACCCCACTACCCAGATAGAGAATGGTAGTTAAATAGGTGGCGCGTAATGCCGAGGATTTTTTCAAGAAGCCTAACTCACTGCACAAATAGGCAATCGCAACCGTGGCAAAGACTTCAAAGAAACCTTCTACCCATCTGCACCCCAAACAGCACCATGGCAACGCCAAAAAAGAGCGTGGTTGCTTTTTGACTCGGTGTTGCCCACCGCATCGCAGGACGTTTAGGCACGGCTTGCACCTCTTCTGCATCTTCTTGGCGCAGATAAACGTAGAGAAACAGTCCAATGACAGCAATTAAGACAATAACCGAAACAATTGACCACACCAGAAACTGACCCGGTGCTTCATTCCCAACTAAGTCATCATGGGGCCAATTTGCGGTATAAGAAAAGGGGGCATGGGGACGGTTTGCCGAAGCAGCCCAAGCGGTCCAAGTAAAGAATGCGGTTACATCATGGATTTCTTGGGGATTATGGAACCAACCGTGGGGAATGGAATGTTCGGGGGAACCTTGGGCGAGTAAGTCTTCATACTGGCGGAAAACTTCCTGTAAGCCCTGAGTTTGCGCATTCGTCAATAAGAGACGGTCTGCTTCTAGTTCATAACGATTGGGCTTAAATTGTTGCTTCACCCGGGCTTCTAAACTCGCGCGTTCCGGTTCAGGCAGGGCTTCGAGATCGGCTTGGGTAAAGGTCGGATCATTGGCA is part of the Cyanobacteria bacterium GSL.Bin1 genome and encodes:
- a CDS encoding response regulator, which gives rise to MKAGAADYLIRDDITSNTLTQAIASAIAQAQRASKSSKRMQVLETHQEEVETELADAQLLQQIRTQLIQGDNLNAFYEQVLDAAIALMSSDMASLQLFDPQENALHLLTHRMVSTHWHEPHHQPTGRELYFLDLLARQAADLIEQRQLLEREQAAREEAERNNRIKDEFLSILSHELRTPLNPILTWAQLLQTRQFDRIKTAKALAAIEHSAKVQTRLIDDLLDIAIILRGKLNLNLTSVDLSGVIDAAIETVKSAATAKSITLNLELSPIPTLYGDPVRLQQVIWNLLSNAIKFTPQGGRVDICLEGVEEEAHLTVKDTGQGISPHFLPHIFESFRQQDASLTRNFGGLGLGLSITRYLVEAHGGTITAESAGAGLGATFTVRLPLVHVASELTLTEKEESSSKADLTGIRILAVDDEVDARELLNVVLTAYHAEVRAASSAREALALLASFQPDILISDIAMPDRDGYALIKQIRALPAEAGGQISAIALTAYAQVEDQQRAIASGYQTHLAKPIDIKQLVRAIANLAGNCRETQGLTSHSNH